Proteins found in one Pseudorasbora parva isolate DD20220531a chromosome 11, ASM2467924v1, whole genome shotgun sequence genomic segment:
- the LOC137092528 gene encoding nuclear factor 7, brain-like encodes MDSKSAEDPTCPICLEIFKVPVFLSCSHSICKECLQQFWKTQDTQECPVCRRRSSKPEPPVNLELKNLCESLIKERNERRSSESEEICSLHSEKLKLFCLEDKQPVCLVCIVSEKHAKHTFRPISEVVSSHKEEFNTALTSLQNKLKHGEEMKGECDETIQHIESQAEHTERQIKEEFEKLHQFLRDEEEATITALREEEEQKKQRMKEKLKEMNTHISALSHTIRDMEEMMKANDVSFLKNFNASMERVQIPQPDPRMSSGALIDVSRYLGNLRSRVWKKMLETVQHNPLTLDPNTAHPELTLSSDLTSVCVSLSDEDKTLPDNPERFDWCLCVLGSEGFNSGTHCWDVKVGDSTGWGLGITTASNQRKGKDFIKSNVWRVGYGNRKYFSQSPDQPFTVFPVKVKLQRVRVQLDYDRGTVSFSDPVTNTHLLTFRTSFTETVFPFLCNHCTTSPLRILPVKLIITAENHS; translated from the exons ATGGATTCAAAATCTGCTGAAGATCCTACTTGTCCTATTTGCCTTGAAATCTTCAAGGTTCCTGTTTTTCTGTCCTGTAGTCACAGTATTTGTAAAGAGTGTCTGCAACAGTTCTGGAAAACTCAGGACACTCAGGAGTGTCCCGTCTGCAGGAGAAGATCCTCAAAACCTGAACCGCCAGTTAATCTAGAGTTAAAAAACTTGTGTGAATCGTTGATAAAGGAGAGAAATGAGAGGCGTTCATCAGAGTCTGAGGAGATCTGCAGTTTACACAGTGAGAAACTCAAACTCTTCTGTCTGGAGGACAAACAGCCTGTGTGTTTAGTGTGCATAGTATCAGAGAAACACGCCAAACACACATTCAGACCCATCAGTGAAGTGGTTTCATCTCACAAG GAGGAATTTAATACAGCGCTGACGTCCTTACAAAACAAGCTCAAACATGGAGAAGAAATGAAAGGAGAGTGTGATGAAACAATCCAACACATCGAG TCTCAAGCTGAGCACACAGAGCGTCAGATTAAAGAAGAGTTTGAGAAGCTTCATCAGTTTCTCAGAGACGAAGAAGAAGCTACAATCACTGCACTGAGGGAGGAAGAGGAGCAGAAGAAGCAGAGGATGAAGGAGAAGCTGAAggagatgaacacacacatctcagctctttcacacacaatcaGAGACATGGAGGAGATGATGAAAGCCAATGACGTCTCGTTTCTAAAG AACTTTAACGCCTCAATGGAAAG AGTCCAGATCCCACAGCCGGATCCACGGATGAGTTCTGGAGCTTTGATTGATGTGTCCCGTTATCTGGGTAACCTGCGGTCCAGAGTCTGGAAGAAGATGCTGGAAACTGTCCAACACA ATCCGTTGACTCTTGatccaaacacagcacatcctgAGCTCACACTCTCGTCTGATctgaccagtgtgtgtgtgtcgctcaGTGATGAAGATAAAACACTTCCTGATAATCCAGAGAGGTTTGACTGGTGTCTGTGTGTCCTGGGATCTGAGGGCTTTAACTCAGGAACACACTGCTGGGATGTGAAGGTCGGTGACAGTACAGGCTGGGGTCTTGGAATAACCACAGCATCAAACCAGAGGAAGGGAAAGGATTTCATTAAGTCTAATGTCTGGCGTGTGGGGTACGGGAACAGAAAATACTTCTCTCAATCCCCAGATCAACCCTTCACTGTCTTTCCTGTTAAAGTGAAGCTTCAGCGTGTGAGAGTTCAGCTGGACTATGACAGAGGAACAGTGTCATTCTCTGATCCTGTaactaacacacatttactcacaTTCAGGACGTCCTTCACTGAGACTGTCTTTCCATTCTTATGTAATCACTGCACAACTTCCCCTCTGAGGATCTTACCAGTTAAACTGATTATTACAGCAGAAAATCACAGTTAA